The following coding sequences lie in one Apium graveolens cultivar Ventura chromosome 3, ASM990537v1, whole genome shotgun sequence genomic window:
- the LOC141714972 gene encoding uncharacterized protein LOC141714972, translating into MQPPQPPPAIITTFKTFQSVKPPEFRGTQDLVEAHAWLKEMEKAFTLVNIRDNQKVEYATYFLKGESNYWWETARTLEATEVITWDRFKRIFLDKYFPAYMQTQMKMKFFELKQENMTITEYEKNLMELARFVGEYVDSKEKREKRVQQGLKPCIRSYVAAFELTTYAEMVQKAMVIKGEIIGETLSIILANQDGVSINHVCPHCRIEIAGHVFPANFIPFQLGEFDVILGMDWLTNFSAQIDYKGKKVVLSTPQGKRVTFNGHKQARTFLPSKQAKKLIQKGCEAYLAYVVDKSKEFFNPEDIPVVRDFPDVIPEELPGLPPDRQIEFTIDLASGTEPVIKSTI; encoded by the exons ATGCAACCACCTCAACCACCCCCGGCAATAATCACTACCTTTAAAACCTTTCAATCTGTAAAACCACCAGAATTTCGAGGAACGCAGGACCTGGTAGAAGCCCATGCTTGGCttaaggagatggaaaaggcttttacCTTAGTAAATATCAGAGATAATCAAAAGGTCGAATATGCCACCTATTTTCTCAAGGGAGAgtcgaattattggtgggagacAGCTAGGACTTTAGAAGCTACGGAAGTTATCACTTGGGATAGGTTTAAGAGAATTTTTTTGGACAAGTATTTTCCCGCCTACATGCAAACTCAAATGAAGATGAAGTTCTTTGAATTGAAGCAAGAGAATATGACAATTACAGAATACGAGAAGAATTTAATGGAGCTTGCCAGATTTGTTGGTGAATATGTCGATTCTAAAGAGAAGAGGGAAAAGAGGGtccaacaaggattgaagccctGTATTAGGAGTTATGTAGCAGCCTTTGAGTTGACTACTTACGCTGAAATGGTCCAAAAGGCTATGGTGATTAAAGGCGAAA TTATTGGTGAAACTTTATCCATCATCTTAGCTAATCAGGACGGAGTGTCTATCAATCATGTTTGTCCTCATTGTAGAATAGAGATAGCCGGACATGTTTTCCCTGCGAACTTTATACCTTTCCAATTAGGCGAATTCGATGTAatcctaggaatggattggttgacTAATTTTAGTGCGCAGATAGATTATAAGGGTAAAAAGGTAGTATTAAGTACACCTCAAGGTAAAAGAGTGACATTTAATGGCCATAAGCAAGCTCGAACATTTCTCCCCTcgaagcaagcaaagaagttgaTTCAGAAGGGATGTGAAGCGTATTTAGCATATGTAGTTGACAAAAGTAAAGAATTTTTTAATCCAGAAGACATtccagtagtaagagattttccagaCGTTATTCCGGAAGAGCTTCCTGGTTTACCCCCAGACCGTCAAATAGAATTCACGATAGATCTTGCATCCGGCACCGAACCCGTTATCAAAAGCACCATATAG